DNA sequence from the Tenacibaculum mesophilum genome:
ATTGTTTTCTTTTAATACTTTTTTTGTTCTAGGGTGTAGAGGTAATATCACTTGGCTTTCTTTCGCTATTATTTCAATAGCTTCAAATATGTTTTTCAATCTATACAAATCGTTTGTATTTTCAGCTCTATGGATAGTTGATAAAATAAAATTTTTTTTGATATCTATTTTAGGCTTTCTAGCAAACTGCTTATAAAATATAGCTCCGTCCTGCATTACATCTCCAGTATTTACAATCTTACAATCAATATTATCGTATCCTTCTTCTTTTAAATTATGTACTGCGGTGTTGGTAGGGCAAAGCAGTAGATTACTAACTCTATCTGTAAGAATTCTATTTACTTCTTCAGGCATTTTCATATTAAAACTTCGTAAACCAGCTTCAATATGAGCTAATTTTATGTGCAATTTACTTGCAACTATTGCGCCTGCTAACGTTGAGTTAGTGTCTCCATAAACTAATATCCAATCTGGAGCCTCTTCTAAAGCTATTTCCTCAATCTTTTCCATCATCTGCCCAGTCATAACTGCATGAGTTTTGCCTCCTATACCTAAAAAATAATCTGGTTTTGGTATTTTCATTTCATCAAAAAAAACATCACTCATGTTTTTATCATAATGCTGTCCAGTATGTATAATTATTTCTTGAATTGTATCATGTTTTAAAATCTCACGACTCACACTTCCCGCTTTAATAAATTGAGGTCTAGCCCCAAGAATAGTAAGTATTTTCATTCTTATTCTTTTTAAAGTTTATTTTTCCTTTTGTTTAAATTAAACTTAGGTCATTATCAATCTTCTCAATTCTTGATTCCCAAGTATTATCTTCTATAATATTTTCTATGTTCTTTTTTTTCAATAAAACCTCTTGAGGATTTTTATTGATAAACAGAATTAACTTTTTCAACTCTTTCTCTTCATAAGGAATAACCCAGCCAATATTATTTTCACTAACAAAACTGCCTACTGCTGTACCCTCAACAGCTATTATTGGTTTTCTATAACTAAGATATTCGAAAAGTTTTACTCCCACGGCAAAGCTCCAAATTTTTTGTGGCTTTACAAAGTAAACTCCAATTGTGCTTTTATCGTAGATTTCTTTTAATTCATCTCCACTTTTATGATAAACATTTATACAGTTCGAATAACTTTGGTAATTATTAACATATTGTTTCCATTCGTTTTCTCTTGTACATAAATTGATAGCATTAACACCTACTTCACATACTACTTTAACAAATAACTTAATATCATAAATTGGTGAAATTCCTCCAATGTAAATAAAATCTATCTCATTGCTATTTATTTCTTTTTTTGGTATTATTGAGCTAGAAATAGCGGGTGGTAATTCTTTGATTTCACAATTTATTTCAACGGGAATATAATTGTTCATTAATTTTGACGGAAGGTATAAAATATCTAGGCTTTTGTTGTAATTGTATAAATCAAACTTATAAAAAGATTTTGCTAATATCCTTTTAAAAAAAGAAGTTCTTTTTTTATATTCTTCAAAAACCCAATACACATCTCTATAGAAAAGACCTATCTTTATATTGTTTTTTTTACAAAACCTAAAGAATTTAAAATCTAAAAAAGGAGCTATGGGTAAGTGATGTGGTTCTGTCAATGCTGTCGGCATAGTAGAGCTTTCGCTATATAAATAAGAGTAGTTAACCCCTTGTTTTATATTCTGTTTTATCTTTCTTATTTGCTTTCTCCTTTCTTTTACTCTTCCCATTACTACATCCACATGATAACCAACATTTTTAAAAGCTTCTAACATTTTAACAGGTCTTATTTGAGAGCCTGAAGCTAAGTTTTTATTAATCTGATTAGGTATATGGAAAATTATTCTTTTCATTTTTTATTTAAAAAATTGATGAGTGTGTTTTGTTATATATTATATATAATGCTTTACTCGTTAAATACACGGAAAATAAAATCCCCATTAAAATTAAATATTGCATATTATAAAAGTAATCATTTATCCCTCCTGTAACTGAAGAGCTATAACTAAAATAAGCCAATAAGGCCAAAGTAATTGGTGTTTTTTTAAACGACAAAAGTAGTCTAAATAATGTTTGTATTACTGCCCCTACATATAAAGGAGCTATCACAACTCCTATAACTCCAAAATTAGCCCAAGCTTCCCCTATAAAAAGAGAATTAACAACACCTTGAACTTCAGCAAAACGGGGGTTTGCTTTTAGCATTACCAATCTTGCCGCCCTTTCAGAGTGGTTTAAATCTAAAGTATTCGACAATACATTTGAAAATGAATTAATTCCTATAAAATCATAAACTCGGGGGAAGTAATCAAACATTAAATAGGTACCACCTGCTTGTGATAAAAAAACTCGTCCTAAAATACCAGAACTATAATTTGAAAACAACATTGTCACATCTGTTTTTTGAGATATTTTCATATAGGCTATAACAATTAAAATCATTGTTAAGCTTCCAAAATAAATTAGTACTTTCTTTCTTATTGTACCATTAATAAGAATCTTTAAAAACATAAAACCTAAAAGAAAAAAAACAAACCTAGATTTTTCAAGATTATATGTTAATATTAAAAAAGAAAACATGAACATTATTAAAAAAATGATTAAATCTTTTTTTGATTTTGTTTTTTTATAGTAACAATAAAAAATAAAAGTTAAAATTGGAGTTAATGTTATTCCAAAAATGTTCCTTATAAATACATTTCCTGCAAAATTTCTTGAAGAATTTGCTCTCAATCCAGCTAACTCTATAACTGTAGCATTACCTTTAATTACTTTTAAAATAGGTATTTCTGACAAATAATGAAAGGTGTAAAAAATTGATAATATACAAATAATTGAAATTAAATATAAAGGTAACCGTATGTAAGAGTCTTTAAAACTTATTACAGAAACAATTTTTTTTTTTGCATACTCATTTAAATAAGTTTTAACTTCACCTTTAAAGAAAAGATTGGCAAAAAGCATCCCTATGGGCATAGCAACCATAGTATACATAACAGCTAACCATCCATAAAACCGAGAACTTTCGTAATAAATTTTATCAATCATATAATGGTTATCTAATTTATTTACAACCAATAATGCAGCAAAAAAAGACTGTACTAGTAAATTGAAATAAAAAACCCAAGAAATCATGTTTAATCTATTAAGTTGCATAGTACCCGCCGCTTTTTTAAACAATTTAAAAGAAACAAGTAAAACAAATAGGCTTATAAGAAGATAAATCATTTATTTATTTTTTACCACATCCTCTAACTCCTTAACTAACAATGAGTTTATTGAGCTATGAGAAAATCTAAATTTATAATTAAAAATTCCGTACCACCCCATTGGATGTTCTTTATTTAAAATAGAATTAGTAATATTTAAGTAGATCACGCGTGCCCATTTTAAATAGTACTTATATATTTTTAATTCTGTTACCAAATTAGTTTTTATTTCTGGTATATGCCATTTATCTTTTGAACTTATAAATTCAAAATATAATTTTCTATTTAAACGTTCTTGATTGTTAACCCTCAACCAAAATTCTATTAATCTTACATCCCAAAGGGGAATACTCCATTCGTAACCAAAATACTCATAAACCCTAACTGAATTAACTATAAATTTTGCTTGTCTCTCCTTAAAATTCCATTCTTCAAAAGAATTCACATAGTCTGAGTTATTTAAATATTTTTCTACTTGTTTATTAACAAGTGAATACAATGTTTTAAAATTTAAACTAAAATTAAGGATATAATTTTTCCAGAGAATTTCATATACGAAAACTTCTCTTGTTTTACAGTTTAATACTCTTTGATTTAGGTGACTACCTGCAATAAAATCTCCTGAATGTCCAGGTACAATAATAGCATCGTCTGGTATTAACTTATTGTCTTTCAATTCTTTTATAGCTATAAAATCCTGAATATGTGGTAATGAAACACCATCAAATGTTTCCTCCACATATTTAAGCACCCTGGATTGTGACCATTTACTTTTTGTATACTCTACAAAATGCCATTCATATCCATAAAAATTTGCTACCTCTTTAGATATATTCGATTCTTTATTTCCTTTGACCCCATAAGTAAAACAAATAACTTTATTGGGTACTTTATATTTATGTAAATACTGCACAATAATTCTAGAGTCATAACCGCCACTTAAAGGAATAACAATAGTTTTATCTTTTGTGGCAGTAATAAAATCCTTAAAAACAGCATCGTAAATAGAATTTATCTTTTCTTTACAATTTATTTTTGCTGTATGATCATACTTAAATTTAAAATATTCTAAGCTTGTTACTTTATCGTTTTTAAATATATACTTTCTACAGGATTCTAGTGATTTAACTCCGTTGTAAATAGTATTATTATTTGTAACAAAGCCTGTATAAGTAAACTCATCTAAGCAACTATTGTTTATATCTTTTTTATTAAACTTATCGTTAAGATCCGAGATTATATATTCAGAATTATTCTTTTGATAAAATAGGTTAAAGCTTCTTAAAAAGTCTGTTATTACTATAATAGTATTTCCCTCTTCTACAACAAATAAAAATTGTCCATACGTTTTTTTTAACGAATCATTTTCTATTATGTTTTTTGGTAATTGATCCGTTTGATTATTAAATAAATTAGAATTATAAATTACATTATTTAATATAAAGTTTCCTTTAAAGTAAATATTCTGGTATTTACACCACCTAAACCCCTTGTTATTTATTAATGATAATTTCATAATTATAATATTATAAGTTTTAATATTTTTAACAAGCTAAAAACAGCTAAAAACACAATAACTGTAAACTTAAAAACTTTTATTATCGGAATTTTTATCTTATAAAAAACATAAAATACTAAAAATAAATACAATAAAAAACCTACTACTGAATAATAATTAACCATTGATAATTCATCCTCTCCTATCTTTGCGCAAATATAAATTATCAAAACTCTAGAGATGAATACAAAAATTTGAAACAACAAAGCTTGCTTTTGAAAACCCTTAGCGAATAACATTGAGGATAATGGGGAAGATATAAACACAAAAAGAATCCAAATACTTATTGGTTTTGCATACTCACCTGCCAATAACCACTTACTACCAAAAGCAAATACAAATATAGAGTCGCCAAAAAAGAAAATTATAGACAAAGGTAATATACCTACCAATAATAATATTTTATATAATTTCCATGTAATATGTTTTAAATATTCGTCACTAACAAACTCTTGATCTGTAATTCGTTGATAGTACACTTGCCCTATGGCACCTCCTAATAAAATCATAGGCATGCTTAAAACTTTATGAGAAATAGAAAACTGCCCTACAAAACTGGTAGTAAATAAAGCTGAAAATAAAAGTATTGGAATTTGAACAGATGCAGTATTTAAAAGGGTAGATACTAATGTAAACTTCGGGAAATTTATGTATTCTTTTGCAACAAGTTTAAAGTCTTTTTTTGTTTTTTGTTTGTATGAATATAATCCTTCATTTACAAAAAAGGTTTTAATAAGATTAATATTAGCTGAGAAGTTTGATATAATATTCCCTAAAATTAAACCAAATGAGGTAAATTTAAACAGGCCTAATACAATTTGAGAAAAAGATAAACTTAAAGATTTATAAATTTTTGACTTTGATATTTCTTTAAATTTTTTAACTCTTAAATTATAGTAATAAAAGGTTTGATACGTTCCGACCAAAAACGTTAAGACGGGGAAGAAATAAATCCATTTTTTTAAATCATTATTATCTATCAGGAAAACTATATAATCGTAAAAAAGAAAAACTATTAATAATAAAAAAACTGAAAAAAGCGTGTTAAGAATTAAACACAAAAATACTAGATAAACTGCATCCTCCTTTTTTTCAGGCAATGGAATAGCTAACTCATATTTACCCGTTCCTATTACAGCTAATATGGAGTATATAGAAATAAATACTGATAAGGTACCAAAATCAGATGGGGTATAAATCCTAGTTAAAAAAAAATATGCTAATATTGGTATTGCAGAACTTAATGTTGCTCCTGTGGTTAATGTAAGAACATTTTTTAAAAATTCTGATTTTGAAAATAATTTTTGAAGCATTTATCTTATAGTCTAGTCGAAATATATTTTATTTCTTCTTCAGTCAAATAAGGGTTCATTGGTAAACTTAAAATTTCTTTTGAAACATGTTCAGAAATAGGAAAGTCACCTTCATTGTATCCTAAATATTCAAAACACTCCTGTAAATGTAATGGCATCGGGTAATGAACAGCTGTAGGAATTCCGTTTTCTTTTAACTTTACTTGTAACTCTTCCCTGTTTTTTACTCTAATAGAATATTGAGCCCATGCTGAAGTACAATTCTCTTCAACAAATGGTTTTATAACATCAAAGTTATCAATTGTTTTAGTATAATTACCTGCTACTTCTTGCCTTAATTTTAAATCTTTTCTATAATGTTTCATCTTTACATTTAAAACAGCTGCTTGAAGAGTATCTAATCTACCTCCTATTCCAATATGCTTATGATGATACCTTTTAGATTGGCCATGTAGTCGTAATGACTTTATTTTTTCTGCCAACTTACTATCATTAGTAAATACAGCTCCTCCATCTCCAAAACACCCTAAAGGTTTTGCGGGAAAAAAAGAAGTTGTTGAAATATCTCCTAAATTACTATCTGTTTTACCATTATATGTTGAACCAAATGATTGAGCACCATCTATTATTACTTTTAAACCATGTTTATCCGCTATCTTTTGAATAACGTCCATATTTGCTGGTTGTCCGTATAACGAAACAGGCATAATAGCCTTTGTTCTTGTGGTAATTGCTTCTTCTATCTTTGAAGAATCAATATTATATGTTTTCTCATCAATATCAACAAACACTGGTTTGAAACCTAAAAAAGCAATTGTTTCAGCAGTTGCTACAAAAGTAAAAGGTGTTGTTATTATTTCTTCTCCTGGCTTAATATTTAAGCTCATCATTGCTAACAATAAAGCATCTGTTCCAGAAGAGCATGATATTGCATATTTAACCCCAGTAAACGCTTCCAAAGATTTTTCTAATTCAGAAACCTCTTCACCCATTATATAATTAGATTTATTCAATACCACCTGTATTGAAGTGTCTATTTCTTCTTTATATAATTGATACTGATATTGAAGTTTTGCAAAATCTATTTTCATTCTACTACTTTTCTTCGATTAACTGATTATCTATAATTCTATATACACTATTATCGAAAGTATCTATCGCTCTATTATCTTTATCAAACTTTAATGTATTTCCTGCTTTACTTACCCAACCTATTTGTTTACCTGGTACACCTACGATTAAAGCGTAAGGTTTTACATCTTTATTAACAACAGCCCCAGACCCCACTAAAGCATACTCACCGATTGTAACTCCACAAATAATTGTTGCGTTTGCGCCTATCGAACAACCTTTCTTTAATAATGTTTTTTTAAACTCTTCTCTTCTGATAATAAAACTTCTTGGATTAACTACATTGGTAAACACCATTGATGGTCCAAGAAAAACATCATCTTCTACTTCAACTCCTTCATAGATAGAGATATTGTTTTGTACTTTTACGCCATTACCTACCTTGACATTAGGGCCAATCACGCAATTTTGTCCGAAAGAACAATTCTCTCCTATTTTGCTTTTCGATAAAACATGACTAAAATGCCATATCTTAGTATTATCTCCTATACTAACATCTTTATCTATGAAAGAAGACTCATGTACAAAATATTTAGCCATTTATAACTTTTTTACAAAATGGATGATACTCCCCTTTTAATCCTATTGGATCTAAGTTTCGAATTGTGGATACTGTACTAATAGACCCATAAGCTTCATCTAAACCAAAACCGTTTCCTTTCAAGATTTCCTCATAACTACGAGTATGTAAATCAGTAAAACCTCCACTAAACTCTATCTCTTCTCCGTCAACAGTTATTGATCGATAAGTACGTAAACCTTTCATTTTAACATCTTCTGGAATATAATCGTAGTTTACAGATAAAAACCATCTTACATTTGCATTTTTAAGCCTAAAACTTCCTGCATTTGCATCTGCCTCTTTTAAATGAACCGTATTTTCTTGTACTTCACCAAAAATCCAACATAACATATCATAAAAATGTACTCCGATATTAGATGCAATACCTCCAGATTTAGATTCGTCACCTTTCCATGAAACAAAATACCATTTTCCTCTAGAAGTTAAATATGTTAAATCTATGTCATATACCTTGTTTGGGTTTAATTCCAACTCCTTAGTTACTTTTTCTTTTAAAGCTATTATTGAAGGGTGTAACCTTAATTGAAGTATGTTATAAACTTTTTTACCCGATTCTTTTTCTATAATTTTTAATTGATCTATATTCCATGGATTCAATACAAGAGGTTTTTCAGAAATAGCATCTGCCCCATTTTTTAAGGCAAACCTGATATGAGAATCATGTAAATAATTAGGAGAACAAATTGAAATATAATCTATTCTTTTTCCTGTATTATCTCTATGCCATTTATCAACAAACCTATCAAATCTTTCAAACTCGGTGAAAAAATTTGCCTCAGGAAAGTTACTATCCATAACCCCTATACCATCATAGGGATCTAACGCTGCTATCAAATTATTTCCAGTTTCTTTAATCGCCTTCATGTGTCTTGGGGCAATATATCCTGAAGCCCCTATTAGTGCAAAATTTTTCATTTATAATCTCCAATTTGGATTTTTTACAATTCCTTTTATATCCATAATAACAGGTACATTTTTTGATATTTTCTTATAATCATTTTCAGTTAACTCTTTAAACTGTTTGTGAGCAACTGCTACAATTATAGAATCATATTTTTTTGTTGAATTAAAAGGGTTATCAATTACTCCGTGTTTATAACTACTATAATCTCCATTTGGATCTACCCATGGATCATATACGTCAACATTACAGCCAAATGTCTTTAACTCTTCAATAATATCTACAACTTTTGTATTTCTCATATCTGGACAATCTTCTTTAAAAGTTACTCCTAGAATTAGTACGTCTGATTTATTGATCTTTTTGTCATTAGCTATCATTACTTTTACCGTATTCTCGGCAATATATTTCCCCATTCCATTATTTATCTGTCTAGCACCTAGTATAAGATTAGGTTTGTATCCTAACTCTTCAGCTTTAAAAGTTAAATAATAAGGATCAACACCTATACAATGCCCTCCAACAAGGCCTGGTGATAATTTAATAAAGTTCCATTTTGTTGCGGCCGCTTCTAAAACTTCATTTGTATCAATATCCATTGCATCAAAAATTAATGCTAATTCATTAATTAAAGCTATGTTTACATCTCTTTGTGTATTTTCTATGACTTTACTTGCTTCGGCAACTTTAATACTTGATGCCTTATGAGTTCCAGCAACAATTATTGATTTGTACAATTCATCAACTTCATTTGCGACCTCAGGTGTTGAACCAGAAGTTACTTTAAGAATTTTTGTTACTGTGTGTTCTTTATCTCCTGGGTTAATTCTCTCAGGGCTATAACCGCAGAAGAAATCTTTATTAAATTTTAATTTTGAATTCTTTTCTAACTCAGGAACACATACCTCTTCTGTCACTCCAGGATATACTGTGGATTCGTAGATAACAATGTCTCCCTTTTTTAAAACACTAGCTACTAATTTAGAAGAATCTATCAAAGGGGTTAAGTTAGGGCGATTGTTAGTATCTATGGGCGTAGGAACCGTTACTATAAAAACTGTACAATCTTCAGCCTCCTTTAAATCCGCTGTATATTTTATATAACTTTTAACATCATCTAACTGATTTTTTTCTATTTCCTGGGTTCTGTCATAACCTGTATTTAATTCTTCTATCCTCCTATCATTAATATCAAAACCAACAACACTATATTTCTTTGCTGCAAATGCATGCGCTAAAGGTAATCCTACATAACCAAGCCCAACTATACATATTTTTCTACTCATTTTTAATTATTTATAAGTTCTACACTAGCTTTTTTCAAAACTTACACTTTTCAATCTATATTTAAGGGAATTAAAAAAAACTTTTATAAAAAGAGTCAACACCCCCATAATGAAACCTATAAAAGTCCATATAACTATTATGAAAAGCCTTTTTGGTTTTGATTTTATTACAGGTACGCTTACTGGTTCTATCACTGTAAAAACAGGAGTATCTTCTTTCAACTTAATTTTTTGAGTCTCTAGTTGTTTTGCTAATTCAGAATATACTTCGTATGCTAGGTTATAATCCGATTGTAATCTTTCTAAACGTGATTGAGAACGGGATAGTATCAAACCTTGATTTTTATCTCTAAAACTAGCCAATATAGATTGTTTCCTTACAAAGTCTTTCTTAACTTCCTTGTATCGCTCTTCTATAAACTTATATTGTTCTCTAGCTTTTTGTATTTTGAACTCTGTTATAGCCTTTTGTAAAAGTTCTTGAGTTTTTTTTGTCATTTGTGCTGCTGGTAATGCTTCAGGCATTGAGAATGATATTTTAACAAAACCTTCTTTATCATTAACATCTAAAACAAATTGACTTTGTAATAAATCAAATAGTTTTTTTTCCTCTATTGACATTACATATATAGAATCTTGTACCTCGCTCTGCTGCGGCAATGTACTTCTTCCCTTTTTAAATAAACCTAGTATTTTCCCTGGTAATCCAACAGTGTATTCCTTAATAGCAGATAATAAATTAAATTTTTGATAATCTGTGTAATATTCTTTATAGGTAATTTCTTTTTCCAGACTAGAAAAATTCAAAGGCGCCTCTAAAAGTGCTTTTTGAAAAGGAATACTTTGAACCACTTTAGGGTATAGACTAGGTGGAATACCTTCCGAACTACCACCTCCTAAATTAATTCCTGCAATTGCTGCCAATCCACCTAAACTACCTCCTACTTTGTTATTCGAGCTCTGTGGTAACACAATTGTTGTCGCCGTATATTCTTTACCTGAAAAAACGGCTATAAACAAACCTATTAGTACAAAAACTATAAGAAATTTGACAACCGTTCTTCGTCCTTCCCAGATAGTTTTAAATATATCTAATAAATCTATTTCATCATTAGAAGTATATTTAGTTTTACTTTCCATAGTTTACTATAGTTATTTCTCCGTTAATGTTTTTACCAATACTCCTAATGTTGCTAACCCTGTAGTTATAGCTATTACTTGTTGGGTTGTAACTTTATTTGTTACCTCAGGTTTTTTAGGTACTAAAATAACTGCACCTGGTTTTACATCTGGATATGATTTAAAGAACAAAAACTTTTTTGTTGTTCTAATATCTCCGTTTGCATACACTATATATGCTCTACTCTTTTTCGCATTTTCAGAAAAACCTCCAGAGTTTTCTATATAATGTTTAAATGATTTCCCTTTTTCATATCTCACCAATGATGGTGACAACACCTCTCCTTCAACCTTCACCGTTTGTCTTTCAGAAGGGATAAATAACTCGTCTCCTTCTTCTAAAATTATATCATACTTTGATTTTTTCCCTCCTGAGGCTAATATTTTTTGTAACTCTATTCCTATTTTAAAATCTTTTTTCTTCTGTATACGTTCTTCAACATTGCTAGCTAACGAATCTCTTTGTGCAAAATCAGCTATAAAAACTGACTGTTTTTCATCTTCCTCTTCGTTATTTTTTCTAGTTAAAAAAGCTCCTTCTACATAAGCATACTTTGTTAAACCTCCAGCTTGTTCTATTAAATCAGAAATTCTTTGGTTTTTTTGACCAATTGAATACTCTCCTTCAAAATTAACTTCACCAGTAATAGTTACTCTTTTTTGTTCTGTATACCCTTTTAAGTATCTTACAGAAACAATATCAAACGGTTTTAGCACAAAATTATCTAAATGATCAGTACCTAGATTTTTACTTGCACTTAAATCAAAATTTTCACTAACCGTTTCAAAACTTCCATCTTTCAGTCTTCTAGATACATCAATCATACTTGCATCCGCCCCATCTTTCAATCCTCCCGCCAATACTATTAAATCCTCAACACGCATTCCTTTCATATAGTCAAACTCTCCTTCTTTATTCACTGCTCCATTAATAGTAATAAACTCTTTTTCTTTCAACTCCTCTTTCGTAAAAATGTAAATACTATCACTTTCCTTTAAGAGTATATGTTCTTTATTTTCCATTGCCTTTCTTGGAGAGAAAGATAGCGTTTCCTTATTACTCTTATCATGTGTTCTTACAATAATACCTCTATCTAAAAAGGCTTCTTTGGTTACCCCTTCAGCTTTTAGCAACAAGTTAGAAGCAGTCATTCCTTCTTTATATTCGTAGTTACCAGGCTGAAAAACAGCCCCACCAATACTAACTCTATTCAAAAACTCGTCTACTATTTCATTTACTTTGATATAATCTCCGTCTTTTATTTTAACTAAATCAAAATTATCTTTTGAAACCTCTACAATCTCTTTTTGAACCCCTTTAATTCTCTCTATAACAACTTTTTGTTTATATGCATTTGAAGTGAAACCACTACAATAATTTAATAAGTCTTTTACACTTTCTTCAGTTTTCATCTCAAAAATACCTGGTCTTTTAACGGCCCC
Encoded proteins:
- the wecB gene encoding non-hydrolyzing UDP-N-acetylglucosamine 2-epimerase, encoding MKILTILGARPQFIKAGSVSREILKHDTIQEIIIHTGQHYDKNMSDVFFDEMKIPKPDYFLGIGGKTHAVMTGQMMEKIEEIALEEAPDWILVYGDTNSTLAGAIVASKLHIKLAHIEAGLRSFNMKMPEEVNRILTDRVSNLLLCPTNTAVHNLKEEGYDNIDCKIVNTGDVMQDGAIFYKQFARKPKIDIKKNFILSTIHRAENTNDLYRLKNIFEAIEIIAKESQVILPLHPRTKKVLKENNIDLSTNITIIDPIGYLEMVWLINNCKLVMTDSGGLQKEAFFFEKPCVTLRDDTEWAGLVENKANILVGANKEAILDGYKTMKNANIDFSLNLFGGGKASEKIIREIKSYENIIIV
- a CDS encoding glycosyltransferase family protein, with the protein product MKRIIFHIPNQINKNLASGSQIRPVKMLEAFKNVGYHVDVVMGRVKERRKQIRKIKQNIKQGVNYSYLYSESSTMPTALTEPHHLPIAPFLDFKFFRFCKKNNIKIGLFYRDVYWVFEEYKKRTSFFKRILAKSFYKFDLYNYNKSLDILYLPSKLMNNYIPVEINCEIKELPPAISSSIIPKKEINSNEIDFIYIGGISPIYDIKLFVKVVCEVGVNAINLCTRENEWKQYVNNYQSYSNCINVYHKSGDELKEIYDKSTIGVYFVKPQKIWSFAVGVKLFEYLSYRKPIIAVEGTAVGSFVSENNIGWVIPYEEKELKKLILFINKNPQEVLLKKKNIENIIEDNTWESRIEKIDNDLSLI
- a CDS encoding O-antigen polymerase, with product MQLNRLNMISWVFYFNLLVQSFFAALLVVNKLDNHYMIDKIYYESSRFYGWLAVMYTMVAMPIGMLFANLFFKGEVKTYLNEYAKKKIVSVISFKDSYIRLPLYLISIICILSIFYTFHYLSEIPILKVIKGNATVIELAGLRANSSRNFAGNVFIRNIFGITLTPILTFIFYCYYKKTKSKKDLIIFLIMFMFSFLILTYNLEKSRFVFFLLGFMFLKILINGTIRKKVLIYFGSLTMILIVIAYMKISQKTDVTMLFSNYSSGILGRVFLSQAGGTYLMFDYFPRVYDFIGINSFSNVLSNTLDLNHSERAARLVMLKANPRFAEVQGVVNSLFIGEAWANFGVIGVVIAPLYVGAVIQTLFRLLLSFKKTPITLALLAYFSYSSSVTGGINDYFYNMQYLILMGILFSVYLTSKALYIIYNKTHSSIF
- a CDS encoding asparagine synthase C-terminal domain-containing protein — protein: MKLSLINNKGFRWCKYQNIYFKGNFILNNVIYNSNLFNNQTDQLPKNIIENDSLKKTYGQFLFVVEEGNTIIVITDFLRSFNLFYQKNNSEYIISDLNDKFNKKDINNSCLDEFTYTGFVTNNNTIYNGVKSLESCRKYIFKNDKVTSLEYFKFKYDHTAKINCKEKINSIYDAVFKDFITATKDKTIVIPLSGGYDSRIIVQYLHKYKVPNKVICFTYGVKGNKESNISKEVANFYGYEWHFVEYTKSKWSQSRVLKYVEETFDGVSLPHIQDFIAIKELKDNKLIPDDAIIVPGHSGDFIAGSHLNQRVLNCKTREVFVYEILWKNYILNFSLNFKTLYSLVNKQVEKYLNNSDYVNSFEEWNFKERQAKFIVNSVRVYEYFGYEWSIPLWDVRLIEFWLRVNNQERLNRKLYFEFISSKDKWHIPEIKTNLVTELKIYKYYLKWARVIYLNITNSILNKEHPMGWYGIFNYKFRFSHSSINSLLVKELEDVVKNK
- a CDS encoding lipopolysaccharide biosynthesis protein, translating into MLQKLFSKSEFLKNVLTLTTGATLSSAIPILAYFFLTRIYTPSDFGTLSVFISIYSILAVIGTGKYELAIPLPEKKEDAVYLVFLCLILNTLFSVFLLLIVFLFYDYIVFLIDNNDLKKWIYFFPVLTFLVGTYQTFYYYNLRVKKFKEISKSKIYKSLSLSFSQIVLGLFKFTSFGLILGNIISNFSANINLIKTFFVNEGLYSYKQKTKKDFKLVAKEYINFPKFTLVSTLLNTASVQIPILLFSALFTTSFVGQFSISHKVLSMPMILLGGAIGQVYYQRITDQEFVSDEYLKHITWKLYKILLLVGILPLSIIFFFGDSIFVFAFGSKWLLAGEYAKPISIWILFVFISSPLSSMLFAKGFQKQALLFQIFVFISRVLIIYICAKIGEDELSMVNYYSVVGFLLYLFLVFYVFYKIKIPIIKVFKFTVIVFLAVFSLLKILKLIIL
- a CDS encoding DegT/DnrJ/EryC1/StrS family aminotransferase, with translation MKIDFAKLQYQYQLYKEEIDTSIQVVLNKSNYIMGEEVSELEKSLEAFTGVKYAISCSSGTDALLLAMMSLNIKPGEEIITTPFTFVATAETIAFLGFKPVFVDIDEKTYNIDSSKIEEAITTRTKAIMPVSLYGQPANMDVIQKIADKHGLKVIIDGAQSFGSTYNGKTDSNLGDISTTSFFPAKPLGCFGDGGAVFTNDSKLAEKIKSLRLHGQSKRYHHKHIGIGGRLDTLQAAVLNVKMKHYRKDLKLRQEVAGNYTKTIDNFDVIKPFVEENCTSAWAQYSIRVKNREELQVKLKENGIPTAVHYPMPLHLQECFEYLGYNEGDFPISEHVSKEILSLPMNPYLTEEEIKYISTRL
- a CDS encoding acyltransferase, whose amino-acid sequence is MAKYFVHESSFIDKDVSIGDNTKIWHFSHVLSKSKIGENCSFGQNCVIGPNVKVGNGVKVQNNISIYEGVEVEDDVFLGPSMVFTNVVNPRSFIIRREEFKKTLLKKGCSIGANATIICGVTIGEYALVGSGAVVNKDVKPYALIVGVPGKQIGWVSKAGNTLKFDKDNRAIDTFDNSVYRIIDNQLIEEK
- a CDS encoding Gfo/Idh/MocA family protein, which encodes MKNFALIGASGYIAPRHMKAIKETGNNLIAALDPYDGIGVMDSNFPEANFFTEFERFDRFVDKWHRDNTGKRIDYISICSPNYLHDSHIRFALKNGADAISEKPLVLNPWNIDQLKIIEKESGKKVYNILQLRLHPSIIALKEKVTKELELNPNKVYDIDLTYLTSRGKWYFVSWKGDESKSGGIASNIGVHFYDMLCWIFGEVQENTVHLKEADANAGSFRLKNANVRWFLSVNYDYIPEDVKMKGLRTYRSITVDGEEIEFSGGFTDLHTRSYEEILKGNGFGLDEAYGSISTVSTIRNLDPIGLKGEYHPFCKKVING